In Streptococcus parasuis, the following proteins share a genomic window:
- the pbp2a gene encoding penicillin-binding protein PBP2A: MDDLQHQPIEVPDDFQSDNDDRPSRSRRGNRGHSDKPKKKSRIPEPVRKFWRRYQLTKIVLILIGVMVLTVGGYLFFLAKTANVGDLQEALKATTIIYDKDGAEAGTLSGQKGTYVELDAISDNLENAVIATEDRSFYKNSGINYQRTILAVLTLGRSGGGSTITQQLAKNAFLTQEQTISRKAREFFLALEINKKYSKQEILTMYLNNAYFGNGVWGVEDASQKYFGISASDLTIEQSAVLAGMLKGPEIYNPYYSLENAINRRDTVLQNMVNAGYIDQATADAGFQVDLASQLADTYTGKQDNYSYPSYFDAVIAEAIDRYGLKESDIINNGYRIYTEMDQNSQASMQVIFNDETMFPTSSYDGTSAQAASVALDPTTGGVRALVGRVNSSEDAVFRTFNFATQAKRSPGSTIKPLVAYAPAVAAGWAIDTPLDNHTETYGDYTLHNYDYSTSDTIPMYQALALSYNLPVAYIVNTLGIDKAFEFGQKFGLDMESVEKVLGASIGSGVETNPLQMAQAYSAFANDGVMKDAHLITRIETASGKVLAQHRETSTKVIDRSVADKMTSMMLGTYTNGTGVSADATNYYLAGKTGTTETSFDVNLVNDQWYIAYTPDLVISQWVGFEQTDENHYIDSSSYWMAPTVFRTIADAILPNTAGTAFDVENAYVQNGIVAIQEEDTSASDSVVTSDQVQDITTQAQDLIEKTKQQILDANIPERAKTLWDTVRSWFE, translated from the coding sequence ATGGACGATTTGCAACATCAGCCGATTGAAGTTCCAGATGATTTTCAATCTGACAATGATGACAGACCTAGCCGTAGTCGCAGGGGAAATCGTGGTCATTCAGACAAACCAAAGAAAAAGTCTCGCATTCCAGAGCCAGTTCGTAAATTTTGGCGGCGCTATCAACTGACAAAAATAGTTTTGATCTTGATAGGCGTAATGGTTCTTACGGTAGGTGGTTACCTATTCTTTCTTGCAAAGACTGCGAATGTTGGGGATTTGCAGGAAGCATTAAAGGCTACAACGATTATTTATGATAAGGATGGTGCTGAGGCAGGGACCTTATCTGGTCAAAAAGGGACTTATGTAGAATTAGATGCTATTTCTGATAATCTTGAGAATGCGGTGATTGCTACAGAAGACAGGAGTTTTTATAAAAACTCAGGGATAAACTATCAACGAACCATCTTAGCTGTTTTGACCTTGGGGCGTTCAGGTGGTGGTTCAACGATTACCCAGCAGTTAGCTAAAAATGCATTTTTGACACAAGAGCAGACCATTAGTCGAAAAGCTAGAGAGTTCTTCCTAGCCCTTGAAATCAATAAAAAATACAGTAAGCAAGAAATACTTACAATGTATCTCAACAATGCCTATTTTGGTAATGGGGTTTGGGGAGTTGAAGATGCTAGTCAAAAATATTTTGGTATTTCTGCAAGTGATTTGACGATTGAACAATCAGCTGTTTTAGCAGGGATGCTTAAGGGTCCAGAAATTTATAATCCCTATTATTCCTTAGAAAATGCAATCAATCGCCGAGATACAGTCTTGCAAAATATGGTCAATGCTGGCTATATTGATCAGGCAACTGCCGATGCAGGTTTTCAAGTCGATTTAGCGAGCCAGTTAGCAGATACCTATACGGGTAAGCAAGATAACTATTCTTATCCATCTTACTTTGATGCGGTTATTGCTGAAGCGATTGATCGCTATGGCCTTAAAGAATCAGATATCATTAATAACGGCTATCGAATATATACCGAAATGGACCAAAATTCTCAAGCGAGTATGCAGGTTATCTTCAATGATGAAACTATGTTTCCGACTTCAAGCTATGATGGAACCTCGGCTCAAGCTGCTAGTGTAGCTTTGGATCCTACAACTGGCGGTGTTCGAGCCTTGGTTGGGCGCGTGAATAGTTCGGAAGATGCTGTGTTTCGAACATTCAACTTTGCGACTCAAGCTAAGCGTAGTCCCGGTTCAACTATTAAGCCCCTTGTTGCCTATGCGCCAGCAGTAGCAGCGGGTTGGGCTATTGATACACCATTGGATAACCATACGGAAACCTATGGGGATTATACCTTACACAACTATGACTATTCAACTTCGGATACCATTCCAATGTACCAAGCTTTAGCTCTATCTTACAATCTACCAGTTGCATATATTGTAAATACCTTAGGGATTGACAAAGCTTTTGAATTTGGTCAAAAGTTTGGTCTTGATATGGAAAGTGTTGAAAAGGTACTTGGTGCGTCAATCGGATCAGGGGTGGAAACGAACCCCTTGCAAATGGCTCAGGCCTATAGTGCTTTTGCAAATGATGGTGTAATGAAGGATGCTCATCTAATTACACGTATTGAAACAGCAAGTGGAAAGGTATTGGCTCAGCATCGCGAGACAAGTACAAAAGTAATTGACCGCTCGGTTGCAGATAAAATGACTTCTATGATGCTTGGGACCTATACGAATGGTACAGGTGTATCTGCAGATGCGACGAATTACTATCTTGCAGGAAAAACGGGAACAACCGAAACAAGTTTTGATGTAAATCTTGTTAATGACCAGTGGTATATTGCTTATACACCTGATTTGGTTATCAGTCAGTGGGTTGGTTTTGAACAGACGGATGAGAATCACTACATTGATAGCAGTAGCTACTGGATGGCTCCAACAGTCTTCCGTACAATAGCTGATGCGATTTTGCCAAATACAGCAGGGACTGCCTTCGATGTGGAGAATGCCTATGTTCAAAATGGTATTGTAGCGATTCAAGAAGAGGATACAAGTGCTTCAGATTCGGTCGTTACCTCTGATCAAGTGCAAGATATTACTACTCAAGCACAGGATTTGATTGAAAAGACAAAACAACAAATCCTAGATGCCAATATTCCAGAACGGGCGAAAACGTTATGGGATACGGTAAGAAGTTGGTTTGAGTAG
- the rpmG gene encoding 50S ribosomal protein L33 — MALKKASLACTVCGSRNYSINLSSNPKPTRLEVNKFCKHCGQYTVHKETR, encoded by the coding sequence ATGGCACTAAAAAAAGCAAGTTTAGCCTGTACAGTTTGTGGCTCTCGAAATTATTCGATAAACCTTTCGAGCAATCCCAAACCAACACGGTTAGAAGTAAATAAATTTTGTAAACATTGTGGTCAGTACACTGTTCACAAGGAAACCCGATAG
- the secE gene encoding preprotein translocase subunit SecE — protein sequence MKFVSDIFSILKETAWPTGKQSWKDFASVIQYSAFFVALIYLFDLILSKGIMSLINLF from the coding sequence ATGAAATTCGTTTCAGATATTTTTAGCATTTTAAAAGAGACTGCTTGGCCTACTGGAAAACAAAGCTGGAAAGACTTTGCTTCGGTAATTCAGTATTCCGCATTCTTTGTTGCTCTCATTTACCTATTTGACCTTATTTTGTCAAAAGGAATTATGAGTTTAATTAATCTTTTCTAG
- the nusG gene encoding transcription termination/antitermination protein NusG produces MYDSFDKGWFVLQTYSGYENKVKENLLQRAHTYNMLENILRVEIPTQTVQVEKNGEVKEVEENRFPGYVLVEMVMTDEAWFVVRNTPNVTGFVGSHGNRSKPTPLLEEEIRQILVSMGQTVQEFDIDVKVGDTVRIIDGAFTDYTGKITEIDNNKVKMVISMFGNDTIAEVNLSQIAEL; encoded by the coding sequence ATGTACGATAGTTTTGATAAAGGCTGGTTTGTTTTACAAACTTATTCTGGTTATGAAAATAAAGTAAAAGAAAACTTACTTCAACGTGCGCATACTTATAATATGCTGGAGAATATTCTTCGTGTAGAAATTCCGACTCAAACAGTACAAGTTGAGAAAAATGGCGAAGTTAAGGAAGTGGAAGAAAATCGCTTCCCGGGCTATGTATTGGTTGAAATGGTCATGACTGATGAGGCCTGGTTTGTGGTGCGTAATACTCCAAACGTTACTGGTTTCGTGGGCTCGCACGGGAACCGTTCAAAACCAACACCACTTTTGGAAGAAGAAATCCGTCAAATCTTGGTATCAATGGGTCAAACTGTACAAGAATTTGATATTGATGTGAAAGTTGGTGATACTGTTCGCATTATTGACGGAGCCTTCACAGACTATACAGGAAAAATCACAGAAATTGATAACAATAAGGTCAAAATGGTTATCTCTATGTTTGGTAATGATACCATTGCCGAAGTTAACTTGAGCCAGATTGCTGAGTTGTAA
- the rpsB gene encoding 30S ribosomal protein S2 produces MAVISMKQLLEAGVHFGHQTRRWNPKMAKYIFTERNGIHVIDLQQTVKLADQAYDFIRDAAANDAVILFVGTKKQAAEAVKDEAIRAGQYYINHRWLGGTLTNWGTIQKRIARLKEINRMEEDGTFEVLPKKEVALLNKQRARLEKFLGGIADMPRIPDVMFVVDPHKEQIAVKEAKKLGIPVVAMVDTNTDPDDIDVIIPANDDAIRAVKLITAKMADAIIEGNQGEDSVAAVEAELAAEPASTESIEELVEVVEGK; encoded by the coding sequence ATGGCAGTAATTTCAATGAAACAACTTCTTGAGGCTGGTGTACACTTCGGTCACCAAACTCGTCGCTGGAATCCTAAGATGGCTAAGTACATCTTCACAGAACGTAACGGTATCCACGTTATCGACTTGCAACAAACTGTAAAATTGGCTGACCAAGCATACGACTTCATTCGTGATGCTGCAGCAAACGACGCAGTTATCTTGTTCGTAGGTACTAAAAAACAAGCTGCTGAAGCTGTTAAAGACGAAGCTATTCGCGCTGGTCAATACTACATCAACCACCGTTGGTTGGGTGGAACTCTTACAAACTGGGGTACAATCCAAAAACGTATCGCTCGTTTGAAAGAAATCAACCGCATGGAAGAAGATGGAACTTTCGAAGTGCTTCCTAAGAAAGAAGTAGCATTGTTGAACAAACAACGTGCACGTCTTGAAAAATTCTTGGGCGGTATCGCTGACATGCCACGCATTCCAGACGTAATGTTCGTTGTTGACCCACATAAAGAGCAAATCGCAGTTAAAGAAGCTAAGAAATTGGGTATCCCAGTTGTAGCGATGGTTGACACAAACACAGATCCAGATGATATTGATGTTATCATCCCAGCTAACGATGACGCTATCCGGGCTGTTAAATTGATTACAGCTAAAATGGCTGACGCTATCATCGAAGGTAACCAAGGTGAAGACAGCGTAGCAGCAGTTGAAGCTGAATTGGCAGCTGAGCCAGCATCTACAGAATCAATCGAAGAATTGGTTGAAGTTGTAGAAGGAAAATAA
- the tsf gene encoding translation elongation factor Ts has product MAEITAALVKELREKSGAGVMDAKKALVETEGDIEKAIELLREKGMAKAAKKADRVAAEGLTGVYVDGNVAAVVEVNAETDFVAKNAQFVELVNTTAKVIAEGKPADNEAALKLTMPSGETLEEAYVNATATIGEKISFRRFALVEKTDAQAFGAYQHNGGRIGVISVVDGGDETLAKQISMHIAAMKPTVLSYTELDEQFVKDELAQINHKIEQDNESRAMVDKPALPLLKYGSKAQLTDEVIAAAEEAIKAELAAEGKPEKIWDKIIPGKMDRFMLDNTQVDQAYTLLAQVYIMDDSKTVEAYLNSVNASVVEFARFEVGEGIEKASNDFEAEVAATMAAALGK; this is encoded by the coding sequence ATGGCAGAAATTACAGCAGCTCTCGTTAAGGAATTGCGTGAAAAATCAGGTGCTGGCGTTATGGACGCTAAAAAAGCATTGGTTGAAACTGAAGGTGATATCGAAAAAGCGATTGAATTACTTCGCGAAAAAGGTATGGCTAAGGCGGCTAAGAAAGCTGACCGTGTAGCAGCTGAAGGTTTGACAGGTGTTTACGTTGACGGTAACGTTGCAGCAGTTGTTGAAGTGAATGCTGAAACTGACTTTGTTGCGAAAAACGCTCAATTCGTTGAATTGGTAAACACTACTGCTAAAGTAATTGCAGAAGGTAAACCAGCTGACAACGAAGCAGCTCTTAAATTGACTATGCCTTCAGGTGAAACCCTTGAAGAAGCATACGTAAATGCAACTGCAACAATCGGTGAGAAAATCTCATTCCGTCGCTTTGCTTTGGTTGAAAAAACAGATGCTCAAGCATTTGGTGCATACCAACACAATGGCGGCCGTATCGGTGTTATCTCAGTTGTTGATGGTGGTGACGAAACTCTTGCAAAACAAATCTCAATGCACATCGCTGCGATGAAACCAACTGTTCTTTCTTACACTGAATTGGATGAGCAATTCGTTAAAGATGAGTTGGCACAAATCAACCACAAAATCGAACAAGACAACGAAAGCCGTGCAATGGTTGACAAACCAGCATTGCCATTGTTGAAATACGGTTCAAAAGCTCAATTGACTGACGAAGTGATTGCAGCAGCTGAAGAAGCTATCAAGGCTGAATTGGCAGCAGAAGGCAAACCAGAAAAAATCTGGGACAAAATCATCCCAGGTAAAATGGATCGCTTCATGCTTGACAACACTCAAGTTGACCAAGCTTACACACTTCTTGCTCAAGTTTACATCATGGACGACAGCAAAACAGTTGAAGCTTACTTGAACTCAGTGAACGCTTCAGTTGTAGAATTCGCTCGTTTCGAAGTGGGTGAAGGTATCGAGAAAGCTTCAAACGACTTTGAAGCAGAAGTTGCAGCTACTATGGCAGCAGCACTTGGTAAATAA
- the traF gene encoding conjugal transfer protein TraF: MDFKTYIQDFITIDVEQAQTLLSAKEGGILFIGRATCPYCNRFAPKLHKVAQDKQATVHFIDSSQNSPELQALRDHYHVPTVPGLLVAKASGVQVRCDSSMTEEEIAAFIEE, from the coding sequence ATGGATTTCAAAACATATATTCAAGATTTTATTACAATTGACGTGGAGCAGGCCCAAACTTTGCTTTCAGCAAAAGAGGGAGGCATCCTCTTTATCGGACGCGCAACCTGCCCATACTGCAATCGGTTCGCGCCAAAACTACACAAGGTAGCTCAGGATAAACAAGCAACAGTACATTTTATTGATTCTAGCCAAAATAGCCCTGAACTTCAAGCCTTACGCGACCACTACCATGTGCCAACTGTCCCAGGTCTTCTTGTCGCAAAAGCAAGCGGGGTCCAAGTCCGCTGCGACTCCAGCATGACCGAAGAAGAGATTGCGGCATTTATTGAGGAATAA
- a CDS encoding CtsR family transcriptional regulator, whose product MAMKNTSDYIEEHIKAILDQVSVAELRRSELASQFEVVPSQINYVIKTRFTASRGYIVESKRGGGGYIRIGRITFSDKHELVHDLIKNMGEQLSTTVFADILQLLFDEGLMTEREGNLFLATGSDDVLGKDADKIRARMMLQLLRRLDRKED is encoded by the coding sequence ATGGCGATGAAAAATACATCGGATTATATCGAGGAACATATCAAGGCCATTCTAGATCAAGTCAGTGTTGCTGAATTGCGTCGGAGTGAATTAGCCAGTCAATTTGAAGTGGTTCCGAGTCAGATTAACTATGTCATCAAAACACGATTTACTGCAAGCCGTGGCTACATTGTAGAAAGTAAGCGTGGCGGAGGAGGGTATATTCGTATTGGTCGGATTACCTTCTCGGACAAACATGAATTGGTACATGATCTAATAAAAAATATGGGTGAGCAATTATCAACAACAGTATTTGCTGATATATTACAATTGTTGTTTGATGAAGGCTTGATGACAGAACGCGAAGGAAATTTGTTTTTAGCAACGGGTTCCGACGATGTCTTGGGGAAAGATGCGGATAAAATTCGAGCGCGAATGATGCTGCAACTACTCCGTCGTTTAGATAGGAAAGAGGATTAA
- a CDS encoding ATP-dependent Clp protease ATP-binding subunit, which translates to MKISTGLQRVFEDAQLIAQRYACDHLETWHILLAFVINHDTVAGAVLAEYPMSISDFEHATFVVTEKVYREELDKFNILPSSKRLDDTAQFARKIAEVVKAKELGSEHLFQAMLLDKRSTASQILDKVGFHFEEIEDEFRFVDLRKNLEYRAGFTKEDLKAIRSVMKGGKAKTASVGQMMGMPPTAQSGGLEDYTRDLTALAREGKIEPVIGRDAEISRMIQILSRKTKNNPVLVGDAGVGKTALALGLAQRVAAGDVPVGLAKMRVLELDLMNVIAGTRFRGDFEERMNNIINDIEEDGQVILFIDELHTIMGSGSGIDSTLDAANILKPALARGTLRTVGATTQDEYQKHIEKDAALVRRFAKVTIEEPTVEDSIAILTGLKGTFEKYHRVRIGDATVETAVTYAKRYLTSKNLPDSAIDLLDEASATVQNRVKGQAEETGLTSIDKALMDKKYKTVSKLLIKTKEDAEASQNYDLEVTEEDVLETLSRLSGIPVAKLSQSDTKKYLNLEVELHKRVIGQEEAISAVSRAIRRNQSGIRTGRRPIGSFMFLGPTGVGKTELAKALAEVLFDDESALIRFDMSEYMEKFAASRLNGAPPGYVGYEEGGELTEKVRNKPYSVLLFDEVEKAHPDIFNVLLQVLDDGVLTDSKGRKVDFSNTIIIMTSNLGATALRDDKTVGFGALDLSKDHKEVEKRIFEELKKAYRPEFINRIDEKVVFHSLTETHMQDVVKVMIKPLLAVTAEKGINLKLQPSALKLLAKQGYDPEMGARPLRRLLQTKLEDPLAEMLLRGDLTTGSTLKVGVKGEELKFDVVKG; encoded by the coding sequence ATGAAAATTTCAACAGGCTTACAACGGGTTTTTGAAGATGCTCAGTTGATTGCCCAACGGTATGCATGCGATCATTTAGAAACGTGGCATATTTTGCTAGCATTTGTCATCAATCACGATACGGTAGCTGGTGCTGTTTTGGCAGAATACCCAATGAGTATTTCAGATTTCGAACATGCTACTTTTGTTGTTACAGAAAAAGTATACCGTGAAGAATTGGATAAATTTAATATTCTACCCTCCTCAAAGAGATTAGACGATACAGCTCAGTTCGCTAGAAAGATTGCAGAAGTCGTTAAGGCAAAAGAATTAGGAAGCGAGCATTTGTTTCAGGCAATGCTGTTAGACAAACGTTCGACCGCAAGTCAAATTCTAGATAAAGTAGGTTTTCATTTTGAAGAGATAGAAGATGAATTCCGTTTTGTTGATTTGCGTAAAAACTTAGAGTATCGTGCAGGATTCACCAAAGAAGATTTGAAAGCTATCCGTAGCGTGATGAAAGGTGGAAAGGCTAAAACAGCAAGTGTAGGTCAAATGATGGGCATGCCACCAACTGCTCAAAGTGGTGGATTGGAGGATTATACACGAGATCTGACAGCCTTAGCCCGCGAGGGGAAAATTGAACCTGTTATTGGTCGCGATGCTGAAATTTCACGGATGATTCAAATTCTATCACGTAAAACGAAGAACAACCCAGTTCTAGTTGGTGATGCTGGTGTCGGAAAAACTGCGCTTGCTTTGGGTCTTGCTCAACGTGTTGCTGCAGGTGATGTCCCTGTCGGCTTGGCTAAGATGCGGGTTTTGGAACTTGACTTGATGAACGTTATTGCAGGAACTCGTTTCCGTGGTGACTTTGAAGAGCGGATGAATAATATCATCAATGATATTGAAGAAGATGGTCAGGTTATCCTCTTTATTGATGAATTGCATACTATTATGGGGTCGGGTTCGGGAATTGATTCAACCTTAGATGCTGCCAATATTCTCAAACCGGCCTTGGCTCGAGGGACCCTACGCACTGTTGGTGCAACGACACAGGATGAATACCAAAAGCATATTGAAAAAGATGCTGCCCTGGTCCGTCGTTTTGCCAAAGTGACTATTGAAGAGCCGACAGTTGAGGACAGTATAGCCATTTTGACAGGGCTTAAAGGAACTTTTGAAAAATACCATAGGGTCCGTATTGGAGATGCGACTGTTGAGACAGCTGTGACCTACGCTAAGCGGTATTTGACCAGTAAAAACCTGCCAGATTCTGCCATTGATTTGCTGGATGAAGCCAGTGCAACGGTACAAAATCGAGTGAAAGGGCAGGCTGAGGAAACAGGACTGACGAGTATTGACAAGGCCTTGATGGATAAAAAATATAAGACTGTCAGCAAGCTTTTGATTAAAACGAAAGAAGATGCTGAGGCTAGTCAAAACTATGACCTTGAAGTAACAGAAGAAGATGTTTTAGAAACACTTAGCCGCTTGTCAGGTATCCCAGTAGCCAAGCTTAGCCAATCAGATACTAAGAAGTATCTGAATCTGGAAGTAGAATTGCACAAGCGTGTGATTGGGCAGGAAGAAGCTATTTCTGCAGTTAGCAGAGCTATTCGCCGTAATCAGTCAGGGATTCGTACAGGTCGCAGACCGATTGGTTCCTTTATGTTCTTGGGACCAACTGGTGTCGGTAAGACAGAGCTTGCTAAAGCCTTGGCAGAGGTTCTCTTTGATGATGAATCTGCTCTTATCCGTTTTGATATGTCTGAGTATATGGAGAAATTTGCGGCCAGCCGTCTCAATGGAGCGCCTCCAGGCTACGTGGGCTATGAAGAAGGTGGCGAATTGACGGAGAAAGTTCGTAACAAACCTTATTCTGTTCTTCTTTTTGATGAGGTTGAAAAGGCTCATCCAGATATTTTCAATGTTCTCTTGCAGGTCTTGGATGATGGTGTTTTGACAGACAGTAAGGGACGTAAGGTTGATTTCTCAAATACTATTATTATCATGACGTCAAACCTTGGAGCAACAGCCCTTCGTGATGATAAGACAGTTGGTTTTGGTGCCCTTGATTTATCTAAGGACCACAAGGAAGTGGAGAAACGCATTTTTGAGGAATTGAAAAAAGCCTATCGTCCAGAATTTATCAACCGTATTGACGAGAAAGTTGTCTTCCATAGCTTGACGGAAACTCATATGCAGGATGTTGTCAAGGTCATGATTAAACCTTTGTTGGCTGTAACAGCTGAGAAAGGAATTAACCTTAAACTGCAACCGTCAGCCCTTAAGTTATTGGCTAAACAAGGTTACGACCCAGAAATGGGGGCTCGTCCTCTTCGTAGACTCTTACAAACCAAATTGGAAGATCCGTTGGCAGAAATGTTGCTCCGTGGTGACCTGACTACTGGTTCGACCTTGAAGGTTGGGGTCAAGGGCGAAGAGCTCAAGTTTGATGTGGTAAAGGGTTAA
- the dusB gene encoding tRNA dihydrouridine synthase DusB has product MANLNTPFMIGDVEIPNRCVLAPMAGVTNSAFRTIAKEMGAGLVVMEMISEKGLLYNNEKTLHMLHIDDNEYPMSIQLFGGDAEGLKRAADFIQTNTKANIVDINMGCPVNKVVKNEAGAKWLKDPDKIYHIIKEVTSVLDIPLTVKMRTGWNNTDLAVENALAAESAGVSALAMHGRTREQMYTGTVDLETLTKVAGSLTKIPFIANGDIRTVEDARQRIEEVGADAVMVGRTAMGNPYIFNQINHYLETGEVLPDLSFDDKLNIAFDHLTRLTNLKGESIAVREFRGLAPHYLRGSAGAAKIRGAVARAETIEQVQELFDQAREAYQERITK; this is encoded by the coding sequence ATGGCTAATCTCAACACCCCTTTTATGATTGGTGATGTGGAAATCCCCAATCGCTGCGTGCTAGCTCCTATGGCTGGCGTGACCAACTCGGCCTTCCGCACCATTGCCAAGGAAATGGGCGCAGGTCTGGTCGTTATGGAAATGATCTCTGAAAAAGGCCTTCTCTACAACAACGAGAAGACCCTCCATATGCTCCATATTGACGACAACGAATACCCTATGTCTATCCAGCTCTTTGGTGGCGATGCCGAAGGACTGAAACGGGCTGCCGACTTCATCCAAACCAACACCAAGGCTAATATCGTAGATATTAACATGGGCTGCCCTGTCAACAAGGTCGTTAAAAACGAAGCTGGTGCCAAGTGGCTCAAGGACCCCGACAAGATTTACCATATCATCAAGGAAGTGACCTCAGTCCTCGATATTCCCTTGACTGTTAAAATGCGGACGGGTTGGAACAATACCGACCTAGCGGTCGAAAATGCCCTGGCCGCAGAAAGTGCCGGTGTGTCTGCCCTGGCCATGCACGGACGGACCCGCGAGCAGATGTACACAGGAACCGTTGACCTAGAAACCTTGACCAAGGTGGCTGGCAGCCTGACCAAGATTCCTTTCATCGCAAACGGCGACATTCGCACTGTCGAAGATGCTCGTCAACGTATCGAGGAAGTTGGTGCCGATGCCGTCATGGTCGGACGGACCGCTATGGGAAATCCTTACATCTTCAACCAAATCAACCACTATCTTGAAACTGGAGAAGTCCTGCCCGACCTCTCCTTCGATGACAAACTCAATATCGCCTTCGACCACCTGACCCGATTGACTAATCTCAAAGGCGAATCCATTGCCGTTCGAGAATTCCGTGGTCTTGCCCCACACTACCTCCGTGGTTCAGCAGGTGCTGCCAAGATCCGTGGCGCCGTTGCCCGAGCAGAGACTATCGAGCAGGTCCAAGAACTCTTTGACCAAGCTAGAGAAGCCTATCAAGAACGGATCACTAAGTAA
- the hslO gene encoding Hsp33 family molecular chaperone HslO: MDKIIKTLSNSGHFRAFVLDSTETVKTAQKKHDTMASSTVALGRTLIANQILAANEKGDTKITLKILAVGAVGAIISVANTKGQVKGYIQNPDLDYKRTATGEVIVGPLVGNGQFLVITDYGTGHPYNSMTPLISGEIGEDFAYFLTDSQQTPSAVGLNVLLDEEDKVKVAGGFLLQVLPGATEAEIARFEKRIQEMPTISSLLASENHIEALLSAIYGDDDFKRLSEEEIGFVCDCSKDRFLDALASLPKTDLQEMKEEDKGVDITCQFCQTHYHFDENDLEELING, encoded by the coding sequence ATGGATAAAATTATTAAAACACTATCAAATAGCGGGCATTTCCGTGCCTTTGTGCTAGATAGCACAGAAACCGTAAAAACGGCTCAAAAAAAACACGATACTATGGCGTCGTCCACCGTTGCTCTGGGTCGCACTCTCATTGCCAATCAAATTTTGGCTGCCAATGAAAAAGGCGATACAAAAATCACCCTGAAAATCTTGGCCGTTGGTGCCGTTGGTGCCATTATCTCCGTTGCCAATACCAAAGGTCAGGTCAAGGGCTACATTCAAAATCCGGACTTGGATTACAAACGGACAGCGACTGGTGAAGTCATCGTTGGACCTCTTGTGGGGAACGGTCAATTCTTAGTCATCACAGACTACGGAACAGGTCATCCTTACAACTCCATGACTCCCTTAATCTCTGGTGAAATCGGTGAAGACTTTGCCTACTTCCTAACAGATAGCCAGCAGACGCCTTCTGCGGTGGGACTAAACGTCTTGTTGGACGAGGAAGACAAGGTCAAGGTGGCTGGCGGATTCTTGCTACAAGTACTTCCGGGTGCGACCGAGGCTGAAATTGCCCGTTTCGAGAAACGAATCCAAGAAATGCCTACCATTTCGAGCTTGCTGGCTTCTGAAAACCATATAGAAGCTCTGCTATCCGCCATTTATGGCGACGACGACTTCAAACGACTGTCAGAAGAGGAAATCGGCTTTGTCTGCGACTGCTCTAAAGACCGCTTCCTCGATGCTCTAGCCAGCCTGCCAAAAACGGACCTGCAAGAGATGAAAGAAGAAGACAAGGGCGTGGACATCACCTGTCAATTCTGCCAGACCCATTACCACTTTGACGAAAACGATTTGGAGGAACTCATCAATGGCTAA